CGCTCCGAGCCCGGCAGCGCGGACCACTTCTCGAACGCCTTGCGGGCGGCCTTCACGGCGCGGTCGACGTCCTCGGGTCCCGCCTGGGCGACCTCGGACAGGACCTCCTCGGTGGACGGGGAGACCGTCTTGAAGACCTTGCCGCCGGCGGCGTCGGTGAACTCGCCGTCGATGAACAGGCCGTACGAGGGCGCGATATCGACGACCGACCGCGATTCGGGAGCGGGTGCGTATTCAAAGGACATGGTCATCTCGCTCAGTCCACCGTCACGTAGTCGGGGCCGGAGTAACGGCCGGTCGCCAGCTTCTGGCGCTGCATCAGCAGGTCGTTCAGCAGGCTGGAGGCGCCGAAGCGGAACCAGTGGTTGTCCAGCCAGTCAGTACCGGCGGTCTCGTTGACCAGCACCAGGAACTTGATCGCGTCCTTGCTGGTGCGAATGCCTCCGGCGGGCTTCACACCCACCTGCACGCCCGTCTGTGCGCGGAAGTCGCGGACGGCTTCCAGCATGAGCAGGGTGTTCGCCGGGGTGGCGTTGACGGCGACCTTGCCGGTGGAGGTCTTGATGAAGTCGGCACCCGCCATCATGCCGAGCCAGGAGGCGCGGCGGATGTTGTCGTACGTGGAGAGCTCGCCGGTCTCGAAGATGACCTTCAGGCGGGCGGCGCCCGAGGCCTCCTTGACCGCCCGGATCTCCTCGAAGACCTTCATGTAGTCGCCCGCGAGGAAGGCCCCGCGGTCGATCACCATGTCGATCTCGTCGGCGCCGGCGGCGACGGCGTCGCGGGTGTCCGCGAGCTTCACGTCAAGGGCCGCACGGCCCGCGGGGAAGGCGGTGGCGACCGACGCGACCTTGACGTCCGCCCCGCCGATGGCGGCCTTGGCGGTGGCCACCATGTCGGGGTAGACGCAGACGGCGGCCGTCTTCGGCGTCGTGCGGTCGGTCGGGTCGGGGTTGACGGCCTTGGCGGCGAGCGCCCGGACCTTGCCCGGGGTGTCCGCGCCTTCCAGCGTCGTCAGGTCGATCATCGAGATGGCCAGGTCGATGGCGTACGCCTTGGCCGTCGTCTTGATGGAGCGGGTGCCGAGAGACGCGGCGCGCGCTTCCAGGCCGACGGCGTCGACACCGGGCAGCCCGTGCAGGAAGCGGCGCAGTGCGCTGTCGGACGAGGTCACGTCAGCGAATGCAGGTGCAATGGTGGGCATGGTCACCAGGGGAGCATATCTACGCGCGTAGCGACTGTACAGTCCCGGGTCGATTCGGGACGCCCCCTCCGTCTGCTCCGCCGTCTCCTCGTTGTCGTCCGGCCTCTGTTCGGTGCCTCCTCCGGCGTCCTCTCCGCCATGTACTCCGCCGTCTCCTCCCTGCTCCCCCGGGCGGTGGGCGCGGGCCGTGGCCCCGGGTCGCGATCCGGGCTGTCGGGATAGTTGTCCACAGGCTTTCCCGGGGCTTGGACGGGTGAGGCAGAATCGATGGCATGACGACCTCCAGCCCAGGCCAGGGCCCCGAGCAGCAGCACGTCGAGCCGGCGTACGCCGATCGCGTCTTCCGGTCAGCCGCCGCGATGGTCTGCGGTGCGCTGATGCTCGGGGTGGCCGCCTGGATCGGCGGCGACGCGCTGCTGCACGGCGCAGGGCGCGCGCCCTGGCTGGCGCTCGCGGCGCTGCTGTGCGCCGTGCCGTTGATCGTCTCGTTCACGCTCCGGCCGGCGGTGTTCGCCAATGACGACCGGCTCCGGATCAGGAACCCGTTCCGCACGATCACGCTCCCGTGGGCATCGGTCGCCGACATCAGATCCGGGTATTCGAGCGAGGTCTTCACCCAGCAGGGCGCCAAGTACCAGCTGTGGGCGGTGCCGGTGTCGCTGGGCAGGCGCAAGCGAGCGGCCCGCAGGCAGGCCAGGGCCGCGGTGGACGACCCGCACGGCCGCACCCGCGTGACCGCTGACGTCGACGACGCCGGATCACGGATGGCGCCCGCCGACCAGACGGTCAAGGACCTGCGCGAGATGAGCGAGCGCTGTGCCGCCCTGCCGGGGGCGCAGGGCGATGCCCGAGTGCGCTGGTCCTATGAGGTCATAGCCCCCGCGGTGGCGGGCGGGATCCTGCTCGTGGTGCTGCTGGTCACGGGCTGACGCCCCGCCGGGGCGCTGTCACGCCCCGCGTGCTCGGCGGCCACGACGAGGATGGCGACAGAGGCCCGAAGCCGACCGTGCTCTGCCAAGCCCGCCGGGGCGAGCGGGTCGCATCCGAAGGGGTCACGGGGGTCCTGACCACACCAGCAGCAGATACGAGCCGAACCAAGCCGACCCGAGCACCGCACCTCCCAGCACCAGGGCCACGACGGCACGCCGGGCCCGTGCCACCGCCAGGGCGATCGGCAGCAGGAGGGGAAACGCCGGCATGAGGAACCGCGCCCGGGGGAAGTAGACGCCCCCGCTGCCGAGGACGACGGCCAGCAGCACGCCCGAGTAGACCAGCAGCAGGAGCGGCTGGCGGTCCGCCAGGCAGAGCAGGAACAAGCCGGCGGACAGGATCAGGACGAGCGACACCAGGACCAGGAACAGCGTGGGCGTCGTGTCCTCGGCCAGTTGTCGGCGCAGTTGCCGGAGCGTCTCCCGGCCGCCGTCCCACTCGTTGCGCCACAGCTTCTGCACGGCGAAGTATCCGTCCCAGCGGCCGACTCGCAGCCCCACCCAGCCGACATACCCGGCCCACCCCAAGGGTGCGAGCAGCACGCCGGCCAGTGCCCGCCGGTCCCGGAGGCGCGCGTACGCCACCAGGCCCGCCAGGGCCACGGCGGCGGCCACGGCGATTCCGGTCGGCCGGGTCAGCCCGGCCAGCGTCGCGAGCGAGCCCGCCCACAGCCAGCGGTTTCTGAGTCCCGCGTAGAGGGCCCAAGCGGTGAGGGCGGTGAACAGGGACTCGGTGTAGCCCATCCACTGGACGACTCCGACGGGGCCGGCGGCCCAGAGCACGGCGAGCACGGTCCCGGTGCGCCGCCCGTGCAGCAGGTCGCCGATCGCGAAGACGCCCCATGCCGCGACCAGCGACGCCGCCACGGCGATCGCCAGCGCGACGGAGGCGCGGGTGCCGGGCGTCACCGCGGCGACGGCCTTCATCAGCATGGGGTAGAGCGGGAAGAAGGCCAGGTTGTTGGAGTCGAGCGCGGTGCCGAGCTCCTGCTGGTAGCCGTGGTCCGCGATGCCCACGTACCAGCGTGAGTCCCAGGTGGTGGCCAGTGTGGGCCACAGGCCGCGGCCCTGCACATGGCTCCAGCGGGCCAGCACGAGCAGCACGAAAAGTCGGACCACCGCGTATCCGAGCAGCGCGGGGGCGACCTTGCGCAAGGCCAGTGAGACCCGCCGCCGCGCGCCACCCGGTGCACGCCCGCCTCCCGTGGCCGGTGGGCGGCGGGAGGCGGGGACGGTGCGATGGTGCGCTGTCGCGGTCGGGGGCACTGCGGCTGCTCCGGTGGTTCGGCGGGCGTGATGCCGTGGTCACCTTCACCCGCACTGCCGGGGCAGGGCACGGGCGGCTGCGTCAACTGCCGTACGGGATTCACCCGCAGGAGGACGCCCCCTCATGCCTCTGACCGTACGTCAGATACCGGCGGCAGTCGCCAGGTCCGTCTTGATCGCCCCCAGGACGTCGGCGGCGCGACCGCGCGCGGCGGAGAGCTCGCGGGCGTCGCCGACCGGGACCACGACCTCCAGATAGCACTTCAGCTTGGGCTCGGTACCGCTCGGGCGGACGATCACCCGGGCCTTGAACTCGCCCTCCAGGTAGTACCGCAGGCCGTCCGTGGGCGGCAGCTGGGCGGTGCCCTTGGTGAGGTCCTCCGCCGAGACCACGTGCAACCCGGCCAGCAGCACCGGCGGCTGCTCACGCAGTCTGCGCATCGCGTCCGCGATGATGCCGAGGTCCTCGACCCGGACCGAGAGCTGGTCGGTGGCGTGCAGTCCGTGCGCGACGGCGAGATCGTCCAGCAGGTCGGAGAGGCCGCGGCCCTGAGCCTTCAGCTCGGAGGCCAGCTCCGCGACCAGCAGGGCGGCGGTGATGCCGTCCTTGTCGCGTACGCCCTCGGGGTCGACGCAGTAGCCCAGCGCCTCCTCGTAGCCGTACCGCAGGCCCTCGACACGGGCGATCCACTTGAACCCGGTCAGGGTCTCCTCGTAGCCGAGACCGGCCGCCTCGGCGATCCGGCCGAGCAGCGAGGACGACACGATCGACTCGGCGAAGGTGTGCCGTGCGTCCCCGGCGCGGACGCCCTTGCGGACCAGGTGCGCGGCCAGCAGCGCGCCCACCTCGTCACCGCGGAGCATCCGCCAGCCCCCGTCGGCACCGTCGTCCGGGACGGCGACGGCGCAGCGGTCGGCGTCCGGGTCGTTGGCGATCACGATGTCGGGCCCGACCTCCCGCGCCTTGACGAAGGCCAGGTCCATCGCACCCGGCTCCTCCGGGTTCGGGAACGCGACGGTGGGAAACGCGGGATCGGGCTCCGCCTGCTCGTCCACCAGCACCGGCGCGGGGAAACCGGCACGCTCCCAGGCCGCCAGCACCACGTCCGTGCCGACGCCGTGCATGGCCGTGTAGACCACACGGGCGGTACGCGGCGAGGCGGGGGTCAGCACGACGTCCGTACGCGCCAGATACGCGTCGAGGACCTCGTCCCCGAGCGTCTCCCAGCCCGAACCGGGCCGCGGGACGTCGTGCAGGCCGCCCACCGCGTCGATCCGTTCGGCTATCCCGGCGTCGGCGGGCGACACGATCTGCGAGCCGTCGCCCAGGTAGACCTTGTAGCCGTTGTCGCGCGGCGGGTTGTGGCTGGCGGTCACCTCGACACCGGCGACGGCTCCCAGGTGCCTGATCGCGAACGCGAGCACCGGTGTCGGCAGCGGCCGGGGAAGCAGCGCGGCGCGCAGCCCGGCGCCGATCATCACTGCGGCGGTGTCCCGGGCGAAGTCAGCCGACTTGTAGCGGGCGTCGTAGCCGATGACGACGAGGCCGTCGGTGTGCCCCTGTGCCTTCAGGTAGGCGGCGAGCCCGGCGGCGGCCCGGATGACCACGGCACGGTTCATCCGCATGGGCCCGGCCCCGAGTTCCCCTCGCAGCCCGGCCGTCCCGAACTGGAGCGTCCCGGCGAACCGCGCCTCCAGATCCGTGGTGTCCCCGGCCTCGATCAGGCGGCTGAGCTCGTCCCGAGTCTCGGCGTCGGGGTCCTCGGCGAGCCAAGCCTGTGCTCTGGCGATCAGGTCCTGCGCCACGGTGAGTGCCTCTCTTGGATGTCGTTGTGCGTACGGCTCAGGGATACCCGCTCAGGCGGGCCTGCCCCAGCCATCGGGGCGCGCGGGGGGTCCGGGAACGGAGGCTCCGGACGCCGCCACGGGCGAGCGCACCGCCGAGCCCGCGCCCCATCCCGTGCCAGGGCGGTGAACCGCGGCGGTGCGGGCACATCGCGGTGCCCGCACCGTGCCGTGTTCAGGGAGAAGCCCTCAGATACGGGAGAGGACCTGCGTCAGCAGCTCACCCATCCGCGCCGCGGAGTCGCGTCCCGCCTGGAGGACCTCCTCGTGGTTGAGGGGCTCGCCCGACAGGCCCGCGGCCAGATTGGTGACCAGGGAGATGCCGAGCACCTCGGCGCCGGCCTCGCGTGCCGCGATCGCCTCCAGGACGGTGGACATGCCGACGAGGTCGCCACCCATCACACGGACCATGTTGATCTCGGCCGGGGTCTCGTAGTGCGGGCCGGGGAACTGGACGTACACGCCCTCCTCCAGCGACGCGTCCACCTCCTTGCACAGGGCCCGCAGCCGCGGCGAGTACAGGTCGGTCAGGTCCACGAAGTTCGCGCCGACGATCGGGGACGCGGCCGTCAGATTGATGTGGTCGCTGATCAGCACGGGCTGGCCGGGGCGCATGCCCTCACGCAGACCGCCGCAGCCGTTGGTGAGGACGACGGTCTTGCAGCCCGCCGCGACGGCGGTGCGCACACCGTGGGCGACAGCGGCGACGCCTCGGCCCTCGTAGTAGTGGGTGCGGCCGAGGAAGACCAGCGCGCGCTTCTCGCCGATCTTGTAAGAGCGGATCTTGCCGCCGTGTCCCTCGACGACGGGCGGGGGGAAGCCGGGCAGCTCGGTGACCGGGAATTCGGTCTCGGGAGCGCCGAGGGCGTCGACGGCCGGCGCCCAGCCGGAGCCCATCACCAGGGCGACGTCGTGGGTCTCGGCGCCCGTGAGCTCACGCAGGCGGGCAGCGGCCTCGGAGGCGGCGGCATGGGGATCCGGGGTAACAGAAACGTTCACAGGCAAAGCCTAGCCCGAGATGCCCTACGCGCGTAGATGACGATGCTCACTAGATATCCGGCCGGTTTCTCGTCGCTTCCGACAAGAGCCGCCGATGGGCCGCGTGCGTCGAACGCATGAACGTCGCCATGCGCGAACGGCGGATCCGGTCCGATGCGGGGGAGCCGCGTGCCGCCGAGTGCCCGACCCGGCCCGAGTCCGTGCGACTCGGCCTCGTTCGGCCCGACTCGACCGGTCTGGTTCGATCCGGCCTAACAGGGGCGCTTGCGCAGCTCCATCACGTAGTCGTGCGGCGCCCCTGCCGACTCCGCGGCGTCGGCGATCTCACCCAGGTAGCGCGCCGACGGCAGCCCGCCCTCGTAGCCGTTCAGCACGTACACCCAGGCCGCTTCCTCGCCGTCCAGCGTGTGCACGCGCACTCGCATCCGCCGGTATATGTCGAGCCCGACGCCTTCCCAGCGGTCCATCGAGTCCTCGTCCAGCGGCGCGATGTCGTACAACGCGACGAAGACCTGGGAGCGGGGCGCCTCCACGATGGTGGCCAGCGCTCCCTCCCAGCCCATCTGCTCGCCGCCGAACGTCAGCCGCCAGCCGCTGAGCCAGCCCGTGCCTCGCAGCGGGGAGTGCGGGGCGCGGCGGGTCATCAGCCGCGCGTCGAGGTTGCCGGCGTACGCGGCGTAGAGCGACATGAGGTCGAGGGTACGGGAGGGGGAGCGCCGTTGGCCTGTCTCCACGGTCCGCATCACGTGCCGAGCCCGGTCTCCGACGTGTGAAGCCGTCCAGGTCCGTCCGAAACGCGACCCGGCGCGAAGCACCTTGAAGCGTGCGGGACAATGGGTGGGACGGCACCACCCGGCAGAGCGAGAGCGCGAGGCGTAACCCCAGTGACCCGGATCGTGATCATCGGCGGCGGACCCGGCGGATACGAGGCGGCCCTGGTGGCGGCCCAGCTCGGCGCGGAGGTGACCGTCGTCGACAGCGACGGCCTCGGCGGAGCCTCCGTGCTCACCGACTGCGTGCCTTCGAAGACCCTGATCGCCACCGCCGAGGTGATGACCAATTTCGACTCCTCCCACGAGGAGCTCGGCATCATCGTGGCCGACGACACCCCGCACATCGAGCAGCCGGCCCGGATCGTGGGCGTCGACCTCGGCAAGGTCAACCGACGGGTGAAGCGGCTCGCGCTCGCCCAGTCCCACGACATCACCGCATCCGTCACCCGGGCGGGTGCCCGTGTCATGCGGGGCCGCGGCAGGCTCAACGGTCGGCAGGCCACCGACGGCTCCCGTCAGGTCATCGTCACGGCGGCGGACGGCACCGAGGAGACCCTCACGGCCGACGCGGTGCTGATCGCCACCGGCGGTCACCCGCGTGAGATCCCCGACGCGCAGCCCGACGGTGAGCGCATCCTGAACTGGACCCAGGTCTACGACCTCACCGAGCTCCCCGAGGAACTGATCGTGGTGGGCTCCGGTGTCACGGGCGCCGAGTTCGCCGGCGCGTACCAGGCGCTGGGGTCCAGGGTCACCCTCGTCTCCTCCCGCGACCGCGTGCTCCCGGGCGAGGACCCGGACGCGGCGGCCGTACTGGAGGACGTGTTCCGGCGCCGTGGCATGAACGTCATGGCGCGCTCCCGCGCCCAGTCGGCCAAGCGTGTCGGGGACCGGGTGGAGGTGACGCTCGCGGACGGCCGGGTCATCTCGGGCACGCACTGCCTGATGGCCGTCGGCGCGATCCCCAACTCCGAGGGAATGGGCCTGGAGGACGCGGGGGTGCGCCTCAAGGAGTCCGGGCACATCTGGACCGACAAGGTCTCGCGCACGTCCGCGCCCGGTGTGTACGCGGCCGGGGACGTCACCGGCGTCTTCGCGCTCGCCTCGGTCGCCGCGATGCAGGGCCGTATCGCGATGTACCACTTCCTCGGCGACGCGGTCGCCCCGCTGAACCTCAAGACGGTCTCGTCGAACGTCTTCACCGACCCGGAGATCGCCACCGTCGGCTACACCCAGGCGGATGTGGACGCCGGTGTGATCGACGCCCGCGCCGTCAAGCTGCCGCTGCTGCGCAATCCTCGCGCGAAGATGCAGGGCATCCGGGACGGTTTCGTCAAGATCTTCTGCCGTCCCGGCACCGGGATCGTGGTCGGCGGTGTGGTCGTGGCCCCGCGCGCTTCGGAACTGATCCACCCCATCTCGATCGCGGTCGACAACAATCTGACGGTGGAACAGATCGCAAACGCTTTCACCGTGTACCCCTCGCTTTCGGGCTCGATCGCGGAAGTCGCACGGCAGCTGCACACGCGCAAGGCGGCCGGAGAGGCCTAGGTGACGCGCCGGCGAAGCGCGGGCCAGGCATATCGCGGGCATTCACGGGCCAAGTGGGGCGTACCTCCTGACACGGTGTGACGGGGTCATACCATGACGGGGTCCTTCTTGTACGGAACTTCGCCGATTCGGCGCAAAGCGCTGAAAAGTGTCGGCCGGTCAGGTTACTGTCAGTTTCGTGTTCGCTGCAGAACGTCGTCAGTTGATCCTCGAAATGGTGCGCGCCAATGGAGCCGTGTCGCTCCGTGAGCTCGCCCGCGTAGTCCAGACCTCCGAAGTGACCGTACGCCGGGACGTGCGCGCGCTTGAGGCAGAAGGACTCCTCGACCGCCGGCATGGCGGTGCGGTGCTGCCGGGTGGATTCACGCGAGAGTCCGGCTTCCCGCAGAAATCCCATCTCGCGACCGCGGAGAAGACGGCGATCGCCGACGCCGCCGCGGCCCTGGTCGAAGAAGGCGAGGCCATCGTGGTCGGCGCCGGCACGACCACGCAGGAGCTGGCACGCCGGCTCGCGCGGGTCCCCGGGCTGACCGTGGTGACCAACTCGCTGCTGGTCGCCCAAGCGCTCGCGCACGCCAACCGCGTCGAGGTCGTCATGACCGGAGGCACCCTGCGTGGCTCGAACTACGCGCTGGTCGGCAGTGGGGCGGAGCAGTCCCTCCAGGGGCTGCGGGTGTCACGTGCCTTCCTCTCCGGGAGCGGGCTCACGGCCGAGCGCGGTCTGTCCACGTCCAACATGCTGTCGGCGAGCGTCGATCGGGCGCTGGTGCAGGCGGCGGCGGAGGTGGTGGTACTCGCGGACCACACCAAGCTCGGTACGGACACGATGTTCCAGACCGTGCCGACGGATGTGATCACCCGCCTGGTGACCGACGAGCCCCCGCCGCACGACGACCGGGCGGCGACCGAGCTCCAGGCCCTGGCCGACCAGGGCGTCCAGATCGCGGTGGCCGGCGCAGGCGGTGGTGCCGCCCGCCCTCGCCATGAGGTGCCCCTGCCGGGCCAGCGGCGTACGCACCCGGGGGCGGGTGCCGGCGCGGCACTGAGGACTGCGGTCCTGGCGGAGCAGCCCGCCCGTGTGGCGGACCTCCGTAGAAGGTAGTCATCTGCTGTGTGCCGGGGCGCGTGCTGCGGGGTGTCACGGTGTCCTGCACCCCGCAGCGGTGCCCGGAGTTTCGAGGTGCTCCCTGCTTCCCTGCTCCGTGTGGTGGGCAGGGGTGTCTCCGGCACCTTAGGGGTGGAGGCCGCGGAGGGTCAGGCGGAGCAGGCGGTCCGGGAGGGCGGGGTCGTTCGGAGCCTGCTCCGCGGCGAGGGCGATAGCGTTGGTGAGCTGCATCAGGTCGCCGATCGAGACATCCGCACGCACCACCTCCGCCTCCTGCGCACGCGCCAGCAGCGCCGCCCCCGCCTCACACAGAGGCTCGCTGCACTGGGACAGCGAGGCGGACATCAGGGCCCGCGCCACCCCCCGGTACTCACCGGTGTGAGTGATGATGGCGCGCAGCCACTCCACCAGCGCCCCGCACGGCTGCTCAGCCGACGCCAGTTGACGCGAGCGCTCCAGCAGGGCTGCCAGGGCATCCTGGAACACCGCGTTCATCAGTGCGTGGCGATTCGGGAAGTGGCGGTAGAGAGTGCCGATGCCCACGCCCGCGCGCCGGGCGATGTCCTCCAGGGACGCGTCCGTACCGTGCTCCGCGAACGCGGCGCGTGCCTCGACGAGCAGACGCTCGTAGTTGCGGCGAGCGTCGGCCCGCATCGGCCGGGAGGCCCCGGCCGGGACGCCCGACGTACCCGAGGCCGCCGTGCCCGTGGTGCTCGTGGTCATGGCACCCAGCATGCCGCAAGGCCCGGTACGTGTGCGGGCCCCGCCGGGAATGCTTGGGCCCACACACGTACCGGCGATGTCAGTCCTTGATCTCGCAGATCACCGCACCGGAGGTGAGCGACGCGCCCACCTCCGCGGAAAGGCCCTTGACGGTGCCGGAACGGTGCGCGTTCAGCGGCTGCTCCATCTTCATGGCCTCCAGGACGACGACCAGGTCGCCCTCGTTGACCTGCTGGCCCTCCTCGACCGCGACCTTGACGATCGTGCCCTGCATCGGGGACGCGAGCGTGTCACCGGACGCGGCCGGGCCGGACTTCTTGGCCGCACGGCGCTTCGGCTTGGCGCCGCCCGCGGCGGCGGTGCGGGCCAGGGTCATGCCCAGCGAAGACGGCAGCGAGACTTCGAGGCGCTTGCCGCCGACCTCGACCACGACGGTCTCGCGGCCGGGCTCGTCCTCGGCCTCGGCGTCAGCCGGGACCGCGAACGGCTTGATCTCGTTGACGAACTCGGTCTCGATCCACCGGGTGTGGACGGTGAACGGCTTGCCGCCCTCCGGGGCGAAGGCGGGGTCGGCCACCGCGGCGCGGTGGAACGGGATGGCCGTGGCCATCCCCTCGACCTGGAACTCCTCCAGCGCGCGCCGCGCGCGCTGGAGGGCCTGCTCGCGGGTCGCGCCGGTGATGATCAGCTTGGCGAGCAGCGAGTCCCAGGCAGGTCCGATGACGCTGCCGGACTCGACACCCGCGTCCAGCCGGACGCCGGGGCCGGTCGGCGCGGAGAAACTGGTGACCGTGCCCGGCGCGGGGAGGAAGTTGCGGCCCGGGTCCTCACCGTTGATACGGAACTCGAAGGAGTGTCCGCGCAGCTTCGGGTCGTCGTAGCCGAGCGCCTCACCGTCTGCGATGCGGAACATCTCGCGCACCAGGTCGATGCCGGTGACCTCCTCGGTGACCGGGTGCTCCACCTGGAGACGGGTGTTGACCTCGAGGAAGGAGATCGTGCCGTCCATGCCGACGAGGAACTCGACGGTGCCGGCGCCGACGTAACCGGCTTCCTTGAGGATGGCTTTGGACGCGCGGTACAGCTCCGCGTTCTGCTCGTCCGTCAGGAACGGCGCGGGCGCCTCCTCGACCAGCTTCTGGTGGCGGCGCTGGAGGGAGCAGTCGCGGGTGGAGACGACCACCACGTTGCCGTGCTGGTCGGCCAGGCACTGGGTCTCGACGTGGCGGGGCTTGTCGAGGTAGCGCTCGACGAAGCACTCGCCGCGGCCGAAGGCGGCCACGGCCTCGCGCACGGCGGAGTCGTACAGCTCGGGGACCTCTTCGAGGGTGCGGGCGACCTTCAGGCCGCGCCCGCCGCCGCCGAAGGCGGCCTTGATGGCGATCGGGAGGCCGTGCTCCCGGGCGAACGCCACGACCTCGTCGGCGCCCGAGACCGGGTCCGGGGTGCCGGCGACCAGCGGGGCGCCGGCGCGCTGCGCGATGTGGCGGGCGGCGACCTTGTCGCCGAGGTCGCGGATCGCTGCGGGCGGGGGGCCGATCCAGGTCAGCCCGGCGTCGATGACGGCCTGGGCGAACTCGGCGTTCTCGGAGAGGAAGCCATATCCGGGGTGGATGGCGTCGGCGCCCGAATCGGCCGCGGCCTTCAGGACCTTGCCCATGTCCAGATAGCTGGCCGCCGGGGTGTCACCGCCCAGGGCGAACGCCTCGTCGGCCGCGCGGACGTGCAGTGCGTCACGGTCCGGATCGGCGTAGACGGCTACGCTCGCGATCCCGGCGTCCCGGCATGCACGGGCAACGCGGACAGCGATCTCGCCTCGGTTGGCGATGAGCACCTTGCGCACGATGGCTCCCTCCTTGCTGTGTGGTCCGGGGGGATGCCACCCCCGGTCTGCGGCTACCTACGCCGCGGGCCGGACCCCGCCCGGGATCCTCCCTGCCGGAGTGCTCGGCGGGTCACCGCGCCGAAGACTTCGCTCAAACACGCTGAGTTTAGGGACTACCGACACGGGCTTTCGACCCGTTCCCACTCGTGAGCTTGCCCACACGGAGGGTGATCCGGGACATACCCATACCGTGAAACCCCTTGTCGCACCACGGTACGCCTGGTTCCTGCCGTGCAGCGTAGCCCTCCTGTGTGGTCTAGGTCTCTGACCAAGGATTAAGCCGCGCGGCTCGATTCTTTGTGGAGTCCCTACGAATGGGCGAATGATTCTTTGCCTGTGCCCTGGCCCTTGTCCGCGGGTTTACCCGTTAGTAGCGTTCGCCCTGTCATTCGTACTACTGGTAACAGACCGCTGGGAACTGT
This DNA window, taken from Streptomyces sp. SCSIO 30461, encodes the following:
- the deoC gene encoding deoxyribose-phosphate aldolase codes for the protein MPTIAPAFADVTSSDSALRRFLHGLPGVDAVGLEARAASLGTRSIKTTAKAYAIDLAISMIDLTTLEGADTPGKVRALAAKAVNPDPTDRTTPKTAAVCVYPDMVATAKAAIGGADVKVASVATAFPAGRAALDVKLADTRDAVAAGADEIDMVIDRGAFLAGDYMKVFEEIRAVKEASGAARLKVIFETGELSTYDNIRRASWLGMMAGADFIKTSTGKVAVNATPANTLLMLEAVRDFRAQTGVQVGVKPAGGIRTSKDAIKFLVLVNETAGTDWLDNHWFRFGASSLLNDLLMQRQKLATGRYSGPDYVTVD
- a CDS encoding PH domain-containing protein; the encoded protein is MTTSSPGQGPEQQHVEPAYADRVFRSAAAMVCGALMLGVAAWIGGDALLHGAGRAPWLALAALLCAVPLIVSFTLRPAVFANDDRLRIRNPFRTITLPWASVADIRSGYSSEVFTQQGAKYQLWAVPVSLGRRKRAARRQARAAVDDPHGRTRVTADVDDAGSRMAPADQTVKDLREMSERCAALPGAQGDARVRWSYEVIAPAVAGGILLVVLLVTG
- a CDS encoding phospho-sugar mutase, whose translation is MAQDLIARAQAWLAEDPDAETRDELSRLIEAGDTTDLEARFAGTLQFGTAGLRGELGAGPMRMNRAVVIRAAAGLAAYLKAQGHTDGLVVIGYDARYKSADFARDTAAVMIGAGLRAALLPRPLPTPVLAFAIRHLGAVAGVEVTASHNPPRDNGYKVYLGDGSQIVSPADAGIAERIDAVGGLHDVPRPGSGWETLGDEVLDAYLARTDVVLTPASPRTARVVYTAMHGVGTDVVLAAWERAGFPAPVLVDEQAEPDPAFPTVAFPNPEEPGAMDLAFVKAREVGPDIVIANDPDADRCAVAVPDDGADGGWRMLRGDEVGALLAAHLVRKGVRAGDARHTFAESIVSSSLLGRIAEAAGLGYEETLTGFKWIARVEGLRYGYEEALGYCVDPEGVRDKDGITAALLVAELASELKAQGRGLSDLLDDLAVAHGLHATDQLSVRVEDLGIIADAMRRLREQPPVLLAGLHVVSAEDLTKGTAQLPPTDGLRYYLEGEFKARVIVRPSGTEPKLKCYLEVVVPVGDARELSAARGRAADVLGAIKTDLATAAGI
- a CDS encoding purine-nucleoside phosphorylase, whose product is MNVSVTPDPHAAASEAAARLRELTGAETHDVALVMGSGWAPAVDALGAPETEFPVTELPGFPPPVVEGHGGKIRSYKIGEKRALVFLGRTHYYEGRGVAAVAHGVRTAVAAGCKTVVLTNGCGGLREGMRPGQPVLISDHINLTAASPIVGANFVDLTDLYSPRLRALCKEVDASLEEGVYVQFPGPHYETPAEINMVRVMGGDLVGMSTVLEAIAAREAGAEVLGISLVTNLAAGLSGEPLNHEEVLQAGRDSAARMGELLTQVLSRI
- a CDS encoding gamma-glutamylcyclotransferase, with protein sequence MSLYAAYAGNLDARLMTRRAPHSPLRGTGWLSGWRLTFGGEQMGWEGALATIVEAPRSQVFVALYDIAPLDEDSMDRWEGVGLDIYRRMRVRVHTLDGEEAAWVYVLNGYEGGLPSARYLGEIADAAESAGAPHDYVMELRKRPC
- a CDS encoding DeoR/GlpR family DNA-binding transcription regulator, yielding MFAAERRQLILEMVRANGAVSLRELARVVQTSEVTVRRDVRALEAEGLLDRRHGGAVLPGGFTRESGFPQKSHLATAEKTAIADAAAALVEEGEAIVVGAGTTTQELARRLARVPGLTVVTNSLLVAQALAHANRVEVVMTGGTLRGSNYALVGSGAEQSLQGLRVSRAFLSGSGLTAERGLSTSNMLSASVDRALVQAAAEVVVLADHTKLGTDTMFQTVPTDVITRLVTDEPPPHDDRAATELQALADQGVQIAVAGAGGGAARPRHEVPLPGQRRTHPGAGAGAALRTAVLAEQPARVADLRRR
- a CDS encoding TetR/AcrR family transcriptional regulator, yielding MTTSTTGTAASGTSGVPAGASRPMRADARRNYERLLVEARAAFAEHGTDASLEDIARRAGVGIGTLYRHFPNRHALMNAVFQDALAALLERSRQLASAEQPCGALVEWLRAIITHTGEYRGVARALMSASLSQCSEPLCEAGAALLARAQEAEVVRADVSIGDLMQLTNAIALAAEQAPNDPALPDRLLRLTLRGLHP
- a CDS encoding acetyl/propionyl/methylcrotonyl-CoA carboxylase subunit alpha, encoding MRKVLIANRGEIAVRVARACRDAGIASVAVYADPDRDALHVRAADEAFALGGDTPAASYLDMGKVLKAAADSGADAIHPGYGFLSENAEFAQAVIDAGLTWIGPPPAAIRDLGDKVAARHIAQRAGAPLVAGTPDPVSGADEVVAFAREHGLPIAIKAAFGGGGRGLKVARTLEEVPELYDSAVREAVAAFGRGECFVERYLDKPRHVETQCLADQHGNVVVVSTRDCSLQRRHQKLVEEAPAPFLTDEQNAELYRASKAILKEAGYVGAGTVEFLVGMDGTISFLEVNTRLQVEHPVTEEVTGIDLVREMFRIADGEALGYDDPKLRGHSFEFRINGEDPGRNFLPAPGTVTSFSAPTGPGVRLDAGVESGSVIGPAWDSLLAKLIITGATREQALQRARRALEEFQVEGMATAIPFHRAAVADPAFAPEGGKPFTVHTRWIETEFVNEIKPFAVPADAEAEDEPGRETVVVEVGGKRLEVSLPSSLGMTLARTAAAGGAKPKRRAAKKSGPAASGDTLASPMQGTIVKVAVEEGQQVNEGDLVVVLEAMKMEQPLNAHRSGTVKGLSAEVGASLTSGAVICEIKD